A section of the Paenibacillus yonginensis genome encodes:
- a CDS encoding Dps family protein: protein MAKTESKSQGKTKSKALQQVLNEQVANLNVLYVKIHNFHWYVKGENFFTLHVKFEELYNEVTLKMDEIAERLLTLKGAPSATMKEYLEIATIQEATGKEDQRAMVQTLIEDFATLTESFQEGIDLAEEAEDDATADLLTGFKGEFEKHMWMLRSYLG, encoded by the coding sequence ATGGCTAAAACCGAATCCAAATCACAAGGCAAAACGAAAAGCAAAGCGCTTCAGCAAGTGTTGAACGAACAGGTGGCTAACCTGAATGTCCTTTACGTTAAAATTCATAATTTCCATTGGTACGTGAAAGGGGAGAATTTCTTCACCCTGCATGTGAAATTTGAAGAGCTGTATAATGAAGTCACCTTGAAAATGGACGAGATTGCTGAACGCCTGCTTACGCTGAAAGGTGCCCCTTCCGCAACTATGAAGGAGTACCTCGAAATCGCGACGATTCAGGAGGCGACAGGGAAAGAGGATCAGCGCGCCATGGTTCAGACCCTGATCGAGGACTTCGCTACTTTGACCGAATCGTTCCAGGAAGGCATCGATTTGGCGGAAGAAGCTGAAGATGATGCTACGGCGGACCTTCTGACCGGCTTTAAGGGAGAGTTCGAGAAACATATGTGGATGCTCCGTTCTTATCTGGGCTGA
- a CDS encoding DUF1802 family protein — protein sequence MGEHTIALKEWASTISALLEGEQLILLRKGGIHEETRHFETRSDSFYLYPTYEHQRRELLKPEVRHYVDDSLRELESPGLLTGQTYLYAWAEVADDFLVTSEQELSRLYDFHMWEANFAEERLRWKRQDPLHVLLLRVHRLNRPLHVPALPEYGGCKSWIELQELPRPDKDNLTPVLSLTEFAEKARVLRRALRSS from the coding sequence GTGGGAGAGCATACAATTGCTTTAAAGGAATGGGCTTCTACGATCAGCGCCCTGCTGGAGGGGGAGCAGCTGATCCTTCTCCGGAAAGGCGGCATTCACGAGGAAACTCGTCATTTCGAGACGAGAAGCGATTCCTTCTACCTCTATCCTACGTATGAACATCAGCGCCGGGAGCTGCTGAAGCCGGAAGTCAGGCATTATGTGGATGATTCCTTGCGCGAGCTGGAGTCTCCGGGGCTTTTGACAGGGCAGACTTATCTGTATGCCTGGGCGGAAGTCGCTGATGACTTTCTGGTTACTTCGGAGCAGGAATTGTCCCGGCTGTATGATTTCCATATGTGGGAGGCAAACTTTGCGGAGGAGCGGCTGCGCTGGAAACGTCAAGATCCGCTGCATGTGTTGCTGCTAAGGGTGCACCGGCTGAACCGTCCGCTCCATGTGCCTGCTTTGCCGGAATATGGAGGATGCAAATCCTGGATTGAGCTTCAGGAGCTTCCACGTCCGGACAAGGACAATCTGACACCGGTGCTTTCTTTAACGGAATTTGCTGAAAAAGCTCGTGTGCTGCGCAGAGCGCTGCGCTCCTCATGA
- the sufC gene encoding Fe-S cluster assembly ATPase SufC, translating into MSTKFVIEGLKATIEGKEILKGIDLEIKGGEIHAIMGPNGTGKSTLASALMGHPKYEVTDGNVTLDGEDLLDMAVDERARAGLFLAMQYPSEIAGVTNSDFLRSAINARRGEGNEISLIKFIRQMEGKMKELEMNPEFAHRYLNEGFSGGEKKRNEILQMMMLDPKIVVLDEIDSGLDIDALRIVAEGVNAMRSEERGFLVITHYQRLLNYIKPDFVHVMMQGRIVKSGGPELAERLEQDGYDWIKEELGIVDETVGQEQEA; encoded by the coding sequence ATGTCCACGAAGTTTGTCATTGAAGGTTTGAAAGCAACGATTGAAGGTAAGGAAATCCTGAAAGGGATCGACCTTGAAATTAAAGGCGGAGAAATTCATGCGATCATGGGCCCTAACGGTACCGGTAAAAGTACACTGGCATCCGCGCTTATGGGACATCCAAAATATGAAGTAACAGACGGAAACGTCACGTTGGACGGCGAAGACCTGCTGGATATGGCGGTTGACGAGCGTGCCCGCGCCGGCCTGTTCCTGGCTATGCAGTATCCGAGCGAAATTGCCGGCGTAACGAACTCCGACTTCCTGCGCAGCGCGATCAACGCACGCCGCGGCGAAGGCAACGAAATTTCCCTGATCAAATTTATCCGCCAGATGGAAGGCAAAATGAAGGAGCTCGAAATGAATCCCGAGTTTGCCCATCGTTACCTGAATGAAGGTTTCTCCGGCGGTGAGAAGAAACGGAACGAAATTTTGCAAATGATGATGCTGGATCCGAAGATTGTTGTCCTTGATGAAATTGACTCCGGTCTGGACATCGACGCTTTGCGTATCGTAGCAGAAGGCGTAAACGCTATGCGCAGCGAAGAACGCGGTTTCCTTGTAATTACTCACTATCAACGTTTGCTTAACTATATCAAACCAGACTTCGTACACGTAATGATGCAAGGACGCATCGTGAAATCCGGCGGTCCTGAGCTGGCAGAACGTCTGGAGCAGGACGGTTACGACTGGATCAAAGAAGAACTCGGCATCGTCGACGAAACTGTCGGCCAAGAGCAGGAAGCCTAA
- the sufD gene encoding Fe-S cluster assembly protein SufD, with translation MTTLTVLPVEASALNVFSERNSEPAWLKERRLKALELAGQLELPKLEKMKLERWNLKNFGSPATAGQTGSELPAYVSGLVDPSQSESLVVQRNDGTIISRLSKELADKGVIFTDLQTAAKEHADLVQQHLSSVVAADENQLTALHNAVWNGGVFLYVPRNVEIEVPLQALFLVDDTKSVFAPHVLVVADTNSRVTYVDNYVSGELDEELVHNGIVEVVVKAGAKVQYATVHHLSGKVTDLTYRRAVVENDGSIEWIVGEMNNGDSMSDTNSILKGNGSLSDAKIIAVGSGSQRLNYSTRATHFGKSSESQMITRAVMREEATAIINGITKIEHGATKANGEQTEKVLMLSPKARGDANPILLIDEDDVKAGHAASVGQVNPEQIYYLMSRGISREQAERLIIYGFLAPVVSDIPLEQLQQQLQALVERKLGQ, from the coding sequence ATGACTACATTAACCGTTCTTCCCGTTGAGGCTTCGGCCCTGAACGTTTTTTCCGAACGGAACAGCGAACCGGCCTGGCTGAAGGAGCGCAGACTGAAGGCTCTGGAACTGGCTGGACAGCTTGAGCTTCCGAAGCTTGAGAAGATGAAACTGGAGCGTTGGAATCTTAAAAACTTTGGTTCTCCGGCGACGGCGGGACAAACCGGCAGCGAGCTGCCTGCATATGTGTCCGGACTTGTGGACCCTTCGCAAAGCGAATCGCTGGTTGTACAGCGCAACGACGGCACCATTATCAGCCGTCTGTCCAAAGAGCTTGCCGATAAAGGTGTTATCTTTACCGACCTGCAGACAGCTGCGAAAGAACACGCTGATCTAGTACAGCAGCATCTGTCTTCCGTTGTTGCTGCTGACGAGAACCAGCTGACTGCTCTGCATAACGCCGTATGGAACGGCGGGGTATTCCTTTATGTGCCTCGCAACGTAGAAATTGAAGTGCCGCTTCAGGCGTTATTCCTCGTGGATGACACGAAATCGGTATTCGCCCCTCACGTCCTTGTGGTGGCTGACACGAACAGCCGTGTAACTTACGTAGACAACTATGTATCCGGCGAGCTGGACGAAGAGCTTGTGCATAACGGCATTGTCGAAGTGGTTGTCAAAGCCGGGGCGAAGGTTCAATACGCTACCGTTCACCATCTGAGCGGCAAAGTGACGGACTTAACTTACCGCCGTGCTGTTGTTGAGAACGACGGCAGCATCGAATGGATCGTTGGGGAAATGAACAACGGCGACTCTATGAGCGATACGAACAGCATTCTTAAAGGGAACGGCTCCCTGTCCGATGCCAAGATTATTGCGGTGGGCTCCGGTTCCCAGCGTTTGAACTACAGCACCAGAGCCACTCATTTTGGTAAAAGCTCCGAAAGCCAAATGATCACTCGTGCGGTTATGCGCGAGGAAGCAACAGCAATCATCAACGGCATTACCAAAATTGAACACGGCGCAACCAAAGCCAACGGAGAGCAGACGGAGAAAGTGCTGATGCTCAGCCCGAAAGCGCGCGGCGACGCCAACCCGATCCTCCTGATTGACGAAGACGACGTTAAAGCAGGCCATGCCGCTTCCGTTGGACAAGTGAATCCGGAGCAGATCTACTATTTGATGTCTCGCGGCATCTCCCGCGAGCAAGCGGAACGCCTGATCATCTACGGCTTCCTTGCACCTGTGGTTTCCGATATTCCGCTTGAGCAGCTCCAGCAGCAATTACAGGCTCTTGTGGAAAGGAAGCTGGGACAATGA
- a CDS encoding cysteine desulfurase produces the protein MNPQLLKEQFPILDQEINGHPLVYLDNAATSQKPRAVIDAVKQYYEWENSNVHRGVHTLGSRATEAYEGAREKVARFIGASDSAQIIFTRGTTTALNIVASSYGPANVGVGDEIVITEMEHHSNLIPWQQLAIRTGATLKYIPMQPDGHIELKDVESTITPQTKIVAINYVSNVLGVVNPVKEIAAIAHRHGAIIVVDGAQSTPHMKIDVQDLDCDFYALSGHKMCAPTGIGVLYGKKELLEAMEPIEFGGEMINDVGLYESTWKELPWKFEGGTPIIAGAVGLGAAIDFLQGIGMDAIAEHERQLAAYAMDRLSAIEGITLYGPKDRKVGLVTFNLGDIHPHDVATVLDSFGIAVRAGHHCCQPLMRWLKASATARASFYLYNTEADVDRLVDGLIQTKEYFE, from the coding sequence ATGAATCCGCAACTGCTGAAAGAGCAATTTCCAATTTTGGATCAGGAGATAAACGGGCATCCGCTCGTTTATCTCGATAATGCGGCTACTTCGCAGAAACCCCGTGCGGTAATCGATGCGGTGAAGCAATATTACGAATGGGAGAACTCCAACGTACACCGCGGAGTTCATACGCTCGGAAGCCGCGCGACTGAAGCCTATGAAGGCGCGCGAGAGAAGGTGGCCCGGTTTATCGGGGCTTCCGATTCGGCGCAAATTATTTTTACCCGGGGAACAACAACGGCTCTGAATATTGTAGCTTCCTCGTATGGCCCGGCTAATGTGGGGGTAGGCGACGAGATTGTGATCACGGAAATGGAGCATCACAGCAACCTGATTCCGTGGCAGCAGCTCGCAATCCGCACGGGAGCCACACTGAAATACATTCCGATGCAGCCTGACGGCCATATTGAGCTGAAGGATGTCGAATCGACGATTACGCCGCAGACGAAGATTGTTGCGATCAACTATGTGTCCAACGTGCTTGGGGTGGTGAATCCGGTTAAAGAAATTGCCGCGATCGCCCACCGCCATGGCGCCATTATCGTTGTGGACGGCGCGCAGAGCACGCCGCATATGAAGATTGACGTGCAGGACCTGGATTGTGATTTCTATGCTTTATCCGGTCATAAAATGTGTGCCCCAACCGGAATTGGCGTATTATATGGCAAGAAGGAACTTCTTGAAGCGATGGAGCCGATCGAATTCGGCGGCGAAATGATCAACGACGTTGGTTTGTACGAATCGACATGGAAGGAGCTGCCTTGGAAGTTCGAAGGCGGTACGCCGATTATTGCCGGCGCTGTAGGTTTAGGCGCTGCCATTGACTTCCTTCAAGGCATCGGCATGGACGCCATTGCTGAACACGAACGCCAGCTGGCTGCTTACGCGATGGATCGTTTGTCCGCCATTGAAGGAATCACGCTGTATGGTCCAAAAGATCGCAAAGTTGGACTGGTGACGTTTAACCTGGGTGATATTCATCCGCATGATGTGGCAACCGTGCTTGATTCTTTTGGTATTGCCGTTCGTGCGGGCCATCACTGCTGCCAGCCTTTGATGCGTTGGCTGAAAGCTTCTGCGACGGCCAGAGCCAGCTTCTATCTGTATAATACGGAAGCGGATGTGGATCGTCTTGTGGATGGCTTAATCCAAACAAAGGAGTATTTCGAGTGA
- the sufU gene encoding Fe-S cluster assembly sulfur transfer protein SufU — MQLDDLYRRVIMDHYKNPRNRGSFSDDALTVNLNNPTCGDRISLQLIVEDGIVKDARYTGEGCSISMSSASMMTDAVKGKTVSEALDLADRFSTMMKGGEADFDEYEDLEALSGVNKFPARIKCATLAWNALKKGIE, encoded by the coding sequence ATGCAACTAGACGACCTTTATCGCCGTGTCATTATGGATCATTATAAAAATCCGCGCAACCGCGGCTCATTCAGTGATGATGCCTTAACGGTCAACCTGAATAATCCGACCTGCGGGGACCGCATTTCCCTCCAGCTGATCGTGGAGGACGGCATCGTCAAGGACGCCCGCTATACAGGTGAAGGCTGCTCGATCAGCATGTCTTCCGCATCCATGATGACCGATGCCGTCAAAGGGAAAACTGTCAGCGAGGCTTTGGACTTGGCCGACCGCTTCTCGACCATGATGAAGGGCGGAGAAGCTGATTTTGACGAATATGAGGATCTCGAAGCCCTGTCCGGTGTCAATAAATTTCCAGCCCGCATTAAATGTGCGACGCTGGCTTGGAACGCCCTGAAGAAGGGTATCGAATAA
- the sufB gene encoding Fe-S cluster assembly protein SufB, with protein sequence MAKKAPEMEEYKYGFRDEHKAVFQTGKGLTPEIVTEISRIKNEPEWMLEYRLKALKQFEKMPMPNWGGDLSELDFNDIQYYVRPSEKQGKTWEEVPAEIKETFDKLGIPEAEQKFLAGVSAQYESEVVYHNMQEDLEKQGVIFMDTDTALKEHPEIFREYFGTIVPPADNKFAALNSAVWSGGSFIYVPKGVKCEIPLQAYFRINSENMGQFERTLIIADEDSFVHYVEGCTAPIYSTNSLHSAVVEIIVKKNARVRYTTIQNWAPNIYNLVTKRAVAEENANMEWVDGNIGSKLTMKYPAVILKGRGAKGSVLSIAVAGKNQHQDAGAKMIHLAPDTTSTIVSKSISKHGGKVSYRGLASFGRQAEGAKSNIKCDTLILDNESTSDTIPYNEIMNDNVVLEHEATVSKVSEDQLFYLMSRGLSEAEATQMIVMGFIEPFTKELPMEYAVEMNRLIKFEMEGSIG encoded by the coding sequence ATGGCCAAGAAAGCGCCTGAAATGGAAGAATATAAATATGGTTTCCGTGACGAACATAAAGCGGTATTCCAGACCGGCAAAGGTTTGACGCCTGAAATCGTAACGGAAATCTCCCGGATCAAAAACGAACCGGAATGGATGCTGGAATACCGTCTCAAAGCATTAAAGCAGTTTGAGAAAATGCCGATGCCTAACTGGGGCGGCGATCTCAGCGAGCTGGATTTCAACGATATCCAGTATTATGTAAGACCATCTGAGAAGCAGGGCAAAACGTGGGAAGAAGTTCCGGCGGAAATTAAAGAAACCTTCGATAAACTGGGCATTCCGGAAGCCGAGCAGAAATTCCTTGCCGGTGTATCCGCTCAATACGAATCCGAGGTTGTTTATCACAATATGCAGGAAGATCTGGAGAAGCAGGGCGTTATCTTTATGGATACCGACACCGCTTTGAAAGAGCATCCGGAAATTTTCCGCGAATATTTCGGTACGATTGTTCCTCCGGCTGACAACAAATTTGCAGCCTTGAACAGCGCAGTATGGTCCGGCGGCAGCTTCATTTACGTACCTAAAGGCGTAAAATGCGAAATTCCGCTGCAGGCTTATTTCCGGATCAACTCGGAGAACATGGGGCAATTCGAACGCACGTTGATTATTGCCGACGAGGACAGCTTTGTGCATTACGTAGAGGGCTGTACAGCTCCGATCTACAGCACAAACTCCCTGCATAGTGCGGTGGTTGAGATCATCGTGAAGAAGAACGCCCGCGTTCGTTACACGACGATTCAGAACTGGGCTCCAAACATTTATAATCTGGTTACGAAACGTGCAGTTGCCGAAGAAAATGCCAATATGGAATGGGTCGACGGCAACATTGGTTCTAAGCTGACCATGAAATATCCGGCTGTTATTCTGAAAGGCCGCGGCGCGAAAGGCAGCGTGCTGTCCATCGCGGTTGCAGGCAAGAACCAGCACCAGGATGCCGGCGCGAAAATGATTCACCTCGCTCCGGATACAACGTCAACGATCGTGTCCAAATCGATCTCCAAACACGGCGGTAAAGTATCCTACCGCGGTCTGGCTTCCTTTGGCCGACAAGCAGAAGGTGCGAAATCCAACATCAAATGCGATACGCTGATTCTGGATAATGAGTCCACTTCCGATACGATTCCATACAACGAGATCATGAATGATAACGTTGTGCTAGAGCATGAAGCGACTGTATCCAAGGTGTCTGAAGATCAGCTCTTCTACCTGATGAGCCGCGGTTTGAGTGAAGCGGAAGCGACACAAATGATCGTTATGGGCTTTATCGAGCCATTTACGAAAGAACTTCCAATGGAATATGCAGTCGAAATGAACCGTCTCATCAAATTCGAGATGGAAGGCTCCATCGGTTAA
- a CDS encoding ASCH domain-containing protein — protein sequence MNHKVQLFWHEFCTASNLKNVEFKDAFQFGTSADELAELVVKGKKTATTSGFVFYELEQAALPEEGEYYIVLDGREEPVAVIQIQSVDVVPMDEVTEEFALAEGEGDYSYWWDAHEKFFTELLREHHMEFSPNLLVVCERFKKVYPNT from the coding sequence ATGAATCATAAAGTGCAGCTATTTTGGCATGAATTTTGTACAGCAAGCAATCTAAAGAACGTGGAATTTAAAGATGCTTTTCAATTTGGAACCTCTGCAGATGAATTAGCGGAATTGGTTGTGAAAGGCAAGAAAACAGCGACAACTTCGGGTTTTGTGTTCTATGAGCTGGAACAAGCGGCATTACCTGAAGAAGGTGAATATTATATCGTGTTGGATGGTAGGGAAGAGCCGGTTGCGGTTATTCAGATTCAATCTGTTGATGTAGTTCCGATGGACGAGGTCACAGAGGAATTTGCCTTAGCAGAAGGTGAAGGGGATTATTCCTATTGGTGGGATGCCCATGAAAAGTTTTTTACTGAATTATTAAGAGAACATCATATGGAATTTTCACCCAACCTGTTAGTGGTCTGTGAACGATTCAAGAAAGTATATCCTAATACATAG
- a CDS encoding SDR family NAD(P)-dependent oxidoreductase: MSGPKATKTVIITGANSGLGFEAAKRVALSDPESHVVIAGRNKERIRKASAILNAEVGEGRFTPMQLDLGSLASVRQFAAELPGLGSACRLYMH, from the coding sequence ATGAGCGGACCCAAAGCAACCAAAACAGTGATTATTACAGGGGCCAACTCAGGCCTGGGTTTTGAAGCGGCTAAACGAGTTGCGTTAAGCGATCCGGAAAGTCATGTAGTTATTGCGGGACGGAATAAGGAAAGAATCCGGAAAGCCAGCGCAATTTTAAATGCAGAAGTTGGTGAAGGGAGGTTCACACCGATGCAGCTGGATTTAGGCTCTTTAGCGTCGGTGAGGCAATTTGCGGCAGAACTGCCCGGACTCGGCTCGGCCTGCCGCCTCTATATGCACTGA
- a CDS encoding ImmA/IrrE family metallo-endopeptidase, translating into MAMDEERLIRKLIQTCGTNDPLAIAEQKNILVLYERLGKNIWGYFSNAHRIPMIHINEELNEFERTFTAAHELGHSLLHAKLNTPFLRKNTLISVDRIEQEANRFAIKLLIGDAKPEQGETVKFFLLRCGIPEWLHPYFVPHQADDTNKWAAIWKDDRSFWGC; encoded by the coding sequence ATGGCTATGGACGAAGAACGTCTTATCAGAAAGCTGATCCAAACCTGCGGAACCAACGACCCCTTAGCCATTGCTGAGCAGAAGAACATCCTGGTTCTGTACGAGCGGCTGGGGAAAAACATTTGGGGATACTTCAGCAATGCCCACCGCATCCCAATGATTCATATTAATGAGGAGCTGAACGAATTCGAGCGCACGTTTACCGCCGCCCATGAGCTCGGCCACAGTTTGCTGCACGCGAAGCTGAATACGCCCTTTCTGCGCAAAAATACGCTGATTTCCGTGGACCGGATCGAACAGGAAGCGAACCGTTTTGCCATCAAGCTGCTGATCGGCGATGCCAAACCCGAGCAGGGAGAAACGGTTAAATTCTTCCTGCTGCGCTGCGGAATTCCGGAATGGCTGCATCCCTACTTTGTACCGCATCAAGCGGATGACACAAACAAGTGGGCTGCAATCTGGAAAGATGACCGCTCCTTTTGGGGCTGCTGA
- a CDS encoding helix-turn-helix domain-containing protein: protein MSLGERIRERRKQLGFTQLEIAQQLNMGRSNFGHIENGRVIPSSTDLDKLADILQTKPDYLLGKTDDPSLGGNDDPYALTFKEEKDIAIRLQKMLDELESDVPLAYFGEPLDDDEDREALKASLENTLRLSKYMAKKKFTPNKYRK from the coding sequence ATGTCCCTTGGAGAAAGAATACGTGAACGCCGCAAGCAGCTCGGATTCACCCAGCTAGAAATCGCCCAGCAGCTAAATATGGGAAGATCCAACTTCGGTCATATCGAAAATGGCCGCGTCATCCCTTCCAGCACCGATCTGGACAAACTCGCGGATATTTTACAAACCAAACCCGATTACCTGCTTGGAAAAACCGATGATCCGTCTTTAGGCGGGAACGATGATCCTTACGCCCTAACTTTTAAAGAGGAAAAGGATATTGCCATACGGCTGCAGAAAATGTTGGATGAACTGGAAAGCGATGTGCCGCTCGCTTATTTCGGCGAACCGCTTGATGATGACGAGGACCGTGAAGCGTTGAAAGCCTCTCTGGAGAATACGCTGAGGCTGTCTAAATATATGGCGAAGAAGAAATTTACACCGAACAAATATCGAAAATAA
- a CDS encoding sigma factor-like helix-turn-helix DNA-binding protein, with the protein MSEKMWLDMLPLKTSYEQTLELLEQLRLERGAEHPDYKMLGEMISDCRYVLEWLNSGRRPGNRRGIERRAAYQREQLMDPIKMQIFVSPPAAGSSSRITDSERDRLEQALALLSSREQECYTLAHGCCYSLSEIADMLGISKSSAALYVRRAQKKVTEWIGQEGQESKKSRS; encoded by the coding sequence ATGTCGGAAAAAATGTGGCTGGACATGCTGCCCTTGAAAACCTCATATGAGCAAACCCTGGAGTTGCTGGAACAATTAAGGCTGGAACGGGGGGCAGAACACCCCGATTATAAAATGCTGGGTGAGATGATATCGGATTGCCGGTATGTGCTGGAATGGCTGAACAGCGGACGCAGACCCGGAAATCGGCGCGGCATTGAAAGGAGGGCGGCTTACCAGCGGGAACAGCTGATGGATCCGATCAAGATGCAAATTTTCGTGAGTCCGCCCGCTGCCGGAAGCTCCAGCCGGATAACGGATTCGGAACGGGACAGGCTGGAACAAGCCCTTGCTTTGCTCAGCAGCCGGGAACAGGAATGTTATACGCTGGCTCACGGCTGTTGTTATTCGTTATCGGAAATAGCGGACATGCTGGGGATTTCGAAGAGCAGTGCTGCTTTATACGTGAGGCGGGCGCAAAAGAAAGTGACGGAATGGATCGGCCAGGAGGGGCAGGAAAGCAAGAAAAGCAGAAGTTAG
- a CDS encoding LIC_12616 family protein — protein MIPVENIRSFIVDEVSGYTGLPFKEQDEPDNGETSWLVFDFSRIMDNRGHPVVEYESGIMRETQTVEFTVTLYVYGSSHLERIIGSMKARDWLAHTGRDGLKENLNCVLVNAGPVTNRDYKEYEDAPWIRREGFDAVFRTVQVRETEVETIDTVIIKGADQIVSN, from the coding sequence GTGATTCCTGTAGAAAACATAAGGTCATTTATTGTGGACGAGGTGAGCGGTTATACGGGGCTGCCTTTCAAAGAGCAGGACGAACCGGATAATGGCGAAACGTCCTGGCTGGTATTTGATTTCAGCCGAATTATGGACAACCGGGGACATCCGGTTGTGGAATATGAGTCCGGCATCATGCGTGAAACGCAAACGGTAGAATTTACGGTCACCCTGTACGTTTATGGATCAAGTCATCTTGAACGGATTATCGGCAGCATGAAAGCGAGGGACTGGCTGGCCCACACCGGACGCGACGGGCTGAAAGAGAACTTGAATTGCGTGCTGGTGAATGCGGGTCCGGTAACCAACAGGGATTACAAGGAATACGAAGATGCGCCCTGGATCCGGCGGGAAGGTTTTGATGCGGTCTTCCGGACCGTCCAGGTAAGGGAAACGGAAGTCGAAACGATTGACACCGTAATTATCAAAGGAGCTGATCAGATTGTCTCAAATTAA
- a CDS encoding DUF3383 family protein, producing the protein MSQIKDVNVIIDIKRPTPLIGFGKPLILGTSAAGLDYTSFASLTEVSAVYPAGTEEYKAASAVFAQVNRPEELAIMQRKTDEPWTDFMAKVLEKDFYFLISTSTAEEDVLAIAQAVEEHDSRQFFTRSSDLEAVKAVQAKKFLNTTVFYHTDVDSYPEAALIGEAGSKAVGSITWKGQPLQGIEPLDITADELRAIHQAGAITFVIKAGDAVTSEGMTSGGEYIDIVHAKHYVVYSIEFEVQKLFNTAYDHKIAYDNTGIAQIEGTVRGVLQRCLTQGIIAKDDSGKGLYSTSFPGREALTAAQRQTRKYDSGSFEFELAGAVHEATITGLVTY; encoded by the coding sequence TTGTCTCAAATTAAAGACGTAAACGTTATTATTGATATTAAACGCCCAACGCCGCTTATCGGTTTTGGCAAACCGCTGATTCTGGGGACAAGCGCTGCAGGGCTTGATTATACCTCTTTTGCTTCACTGACGGAAGTAAGTGCGGTTTATCCGGCGGGAACAGAGGAATACAAAGCGGCGTCCGCTGTTTTTGCCCAGGTTAACCGGCCTGAAGAATTAGCGATCATGCAGCGCAAGACAGACGAACCATGGACCGATTTTATGGCCAAGGTTTTGGAGAAAGACTTCTACTTCCTGATCAGCACGAGCACCGCTGAGGAAGATGTGCTGGCGATCGCACAGGCTGTTGAGGAGCATGACAGCCGGCAATTTTTTACCCGTTCGTCGGATCTGGAGGCGGTCAAAGCGGTTCAGGCGAAAAAGTTCCTGAATACAACGGTCTTTTACCATACCGATGTGGACAGCTATCCGGAAGCGGCATTGATCGGCGAAGCCGGCTCCAAAGCGGTCGGTTCAATCACCTGGAAAGGCCAGCCACTTCAAGGCATAGAGCCTCTCGATATTACGGCGGACGAGCTTCGTGCCATCCATCAAGCAGGAGCAATTACTTTTGTAATCAAAGCCGGGGATGCGGTGACGAGTGAGGGGATGACTTCCGGCGGCGAATACATCGATATTGTCCACGCCAAACATTACGTGGTCTACAGTATCGAGTTTGAGGTGCAGAAGCTTTTTAACACCGCCTATGACCATAAAATTGCTTATGACAACACAGGCATCGCCCAAATCGAGGGAACCGTGCGCGGTGTGCTGCAGCGCTGCCTGACCCAAGGCATCATTGCCAAAGACGACAGCGGCAAAGGGTTGTACAGCACCAGCTTCCCGGGACGTGAAGCTTTGACCGCCGCGCAGCGGCAAACCCGCAAATACGACAGCGGCAGCTTCGAATTTGAACTGGCCGGGGCCGTTCATGAAGCTACGATTACAGGTTTGGTTACTTATTAA
- a CDS encoding phage structural protein, whose translation MFHTYDASNVSVTINDVILTGFSEDMLEYEKDEDSWTTKVGSQGDVVRSKINNSLATLTVTLLATSPQVPMLEALAQSGEDAKVFVSVSGPVNETITADQAFVKKPATRTYNNEVADRVYELQLVNPTLTSSL comes from the coding sequence ATGTTTCATACTTATGATGCCAGCAACGTATCTGTAACGATTAACGACGTAATTTTGACCGGGTTCTCCGAGGATATGCTGGAATATGAAAAAGACGAAGATTCCTGGACAACCAAAGTTGGCTCGCAAGGAGACGTCGTGCGTTCCAAAATCAACAATTCGCTTGCAACCTTGACGGTTACTCTTCTGGCTACCAGCCCGCAGGTTCCGATGCTGGAAGCACTGGCGCAAAGCGGCGAAGACGCCAAGGTTTTTGTTTCGGTAAGCGGACCAGTCAATGAAACTATTACTGCTGATCAGGCTTTTGTGAAAAAGCCCGCCACACGGACCTACAACAATGAAGTTGCTGACCGTGTTTACGAGCTGCAGCTTGTCAATCCGACTTTGACTTCCAGCTTGTAA